A single region of the Nocardioides ochotonae genome encodes:
- a CDS encoding acetyl-CoA C-acetyltransferase, which produces MTGLQPATTVRRVAIVGGNRIPFARSHSAYADVSNQEMLTAAIDGLVERFGLEGERVGEVVAGAVLKHARDFNLARESVLGSRLAPETPATDIQQACGTGLQAAIQVANKIALGQIDVGIAGGTDTTSDAPIAVGEGLRKVLLEVNRSKDVKGRLAALAKLRPGDIVPAIPQNGEPRTRLSMGEHAALTAVEWKIGREEQDELAAASHQHLAAAYDRGFLDDQITPFHGLERDQNLRPDSTPEKLARLKPVFGRGSAATMTAGNSTPLTDGASVVLLASEEWAAARGLPVLAYLTDYETAAVDYVHGHEGLLMAPAYAMPRMLARQGMKLQDFDFYEIHEAFASQVLATLKAWEDPIFCRERLGLDAPLGGIDRSRLNVTGSSLAAGHPFAATGGRILTVLAKLLAEKGSGRGVISVCAAGGQGVTAILERP; this is translated from the coding sequence ATGACCGGCCTCCAACCCGCCACCACCGTCCGCCGTGTCGCCATCGTCGGCGGCAACCGCATCCCGTTCGCCCGCTCGCACTCGGCGTACGCCGACGTCTCCAACCAGGAGATGCTCACCGCCGCGATCGACGGCCTGGTCGAGCGCTTCGGCCTGGAGGGGGAGCGGGTCGGCGAGGTGGTCGCGGGAGCGGTGCTCAAGCACGCCCGCGACTTCAACCTGGCCCGTGAGTCGGTGCTCGGCTCGCGGCTGGCGCCGGAGACGCCGGCGACCGACATCCAGCAGGCGTGCGGCACCGGCCTGCAGGCGGCGATCCAGGTCGCGAACAAGATCGCGCTCGGCCAGATCGACGTCGGCATCGCCGGCGGCACCGACACCACCTCCGACGCCCCGATCGCGGTGGGGGAGGGGCTGCGCAAGGTGCTGCTCGAGGTCAACCGGTCCAAGGACGTGAAGGGTCGCCTCGCCGCCCTGGCCAAGCTCCGCCCGGGTGACATCGTCCCGGCAATCCCGCAGAACGGCGAGCCGCGCACCCGCCTGTCCATGGGGGAGCACGCGGCGCTGACCGCGGTCGAGTGGAAGATCGGCCGCGAGGAGCAGGACGAGCTCGCGGCCGCCTCCCACCAGCACCTCGCCGCGGCGTACGACCGGGGGTTCCTCGATGACCAGATCACGCCGTTCCACGGACTGGAGCGCGACCAGAACCTCCGCCCGGACTCCACGCCGGAGAAGCTGGCCCGCCTCAAGCCGGTCTTCGGCCGTGGCTCGGCGGCGACCATGACGGCCGGCAACTCCACGCCGCTGACCGACGGCGCCTCGGTGGTGCTGCTCGCCTCCGAGGAGTGGGCGGCGGCGCGTGGGCTGCCGGTGCTGGCCTACCTCACCGACTACGAGACCGCGGCGGTCGACTACGTGCACGGCCACGAGGGGCTGCTGATGGCCCCGGCCTACGCGATGCCGCGGATGCTGGCCCGCCAGGGGATGAAGCTCCAGGACTTCGACTTCTACGAGATCCACGAGGCGTTCGCCTCGCAGGTGCTGGCGACGCTCAAGGCCTGGGAGGACCCGATCTTCTGCCGTGAGCGGCTCGGCCTCGACGCACCGCTGGGCGGAATCGACCGCAGCCGGCTCAACGTGACCGGCTCGTCGCTGGCCGCGGGGCACCCGTTCGCGGCCACGGGCGGCCGGATCCTCACGGTGCTCGCCAAGCTGCTCGCCGAGAAGGGCTCGGGGCGCGGCGTGATCTCGGTGTGCGCCGCGGGCGGCCAGGGCGTGACCGCGATCCTCGAGCGCCCCTGA
- a CDS encoding proteasome assembly chaperone family protein has protein sequence MTETRLVHIVDDVPELDGRAESDLTMVVVLDGFLDAGKASGRAAQHLADLCDGGSVVATFDVDLLHDYRARRPAVTFAQDHYEAYDAPRLVVRLLRDAGGTPYLLLHGSEPDVRWEGFARAVRSVIERFGVTRTVQIASVPMAVPHTRPIALTPHANDPALVSGRSPWSGELRVPSSAQALLEIRLGEWGHPALGFVAHIPHYLGQLEYPKAAAVLLEQVERAGRLTIDLSGLRAEAEDREAEIETYLAANAEVADVVAALERQYDSFARAEESGSSLLAEDQALPTGEEIGRQFEQFLAGLDDDDHRDDKQG, from the coding sequence GTGACCGAAACCAGGCTCGTGCACATCGTGGACGACGTACCCGAGCTCGACGGGCGTGCCGAGAGCGACCTGACCATGGTCGTCGTGCTCGACGGCTTCCTCGACGCCGGCAAGGCCTCCGGGCGCGCCGCGCAGCACCTCGCTGATCTCTGCGACGGCGGCTCGGTCGTGGCGACGTTCGACGTCGACCTGCTCCACGACTACCGGGCCCGTCGCCCCGCGGTGACCTTCGCCCAGGACCACTACGAGGCCTACGACGCCCCGCGACTGGTGGTGCGCCTGCTCCGCGACGCCGGCGGTACGCCGTACCTGCTGCTGCACGGCTCGGAGCCCGACGTCCGCTGGGAGGGATTCGCGCGCGCCGTGCGCTCGGTCATCGAACGGTTCGGGGTGACCCGCACCGTGCAGATCGCCTCGGTGCCGATGGCGGTCCCGCACACCCGCCCGATCGCGCTGACCCCGCACGCCAACGACCCGGCGCTGGTCAGCGGCCGCAGCCCGTGGAGCGGCGAGCTGCGGGTGCCCAGCAGCGCCCAGGCGCTGCTCGAGATCCGCCTCGGCGAGTGGGGACACCCCGCGCTGGGCTTCGTCGCCCACATCCCGCACTACCTCGGTCAGCTGGAGTACCCCAAGGCCGCCGCCGTCCTGCTCGAGCAGGTCGAGCGCGCCGGGAGGCTCACCATCGACCTGTCCGGGCTGCGCGCCGAGGCCGAGGACCGCGAGGCCGAGATCGAGACCTACCTCGCCGCCAACGCCGAGGTCGCCGACGTCGTCGCGGCACTGGAGCGGCAGTACGACTCCTTCGCCCGCGCCGAGGAGTCCGGCAGCAGCCTGCTGGCCGAGGACCAGGCGCTGCCGACCGGCGAGGAGATCGGACGCCAGTTCGAGCAGTTCCTGGCCGGCCTCGACGACGACGACCACCGCGACGACAAGCAGGGCTGA
- a CDS encoding 3-hydroxyacyl-CoA dehydrogenase NAD-binding domain-containing protein codes for MSTTDISSLLARAQEISSDAERVTRAHLRKVTLPAAPGTEAPVLGLITLDNGEDHTKPNTFGPRSLLELNTAIDAALADPEITALGVTGKPFILAAGADLTSIAGGGPDAVRIVAELGHAVFRKLGDGGKPSFGFINGLALGGGLEVALHCDYRTVMDSAPALGLPEVMLGLVPGWGGAYLVPNLVGAENAVKLIIENPLNNGRTVSGKAGFKLGLADACFSGADFLEQSLLWAASVLRGEVTVERPEVDRGAAWDDAVARGRAIAEARTGGASPAAALALDLIAAAKDRTRDEGFAAEDEALEAMSRTPELLASLYAFDLVQKRAKRPAGAPDRKLARPVTKVGIVGAGLMASQLAMLFVRRLEVPVVLNDLDQERVDKGVAYVHAEIDKLLAKGRIGQDKANRHKALVSGTVDKAAEFADADFVIEAVFEDMGVKKSVFAEVEKVVSPDCILATNTSSLSITEMASELAHPERVVGFHFFNPVAVMPLLEIVRGEQTSDTALATAFATGKALKKTTILVQDSPSFIVNRLLGRFMSDVSRIVDEGTPVQVVDGAFAGVTPMSPFTLIALVGPAIALHNTETLAGAFPDRFYVSPALERVVAARKPAYFAPDGTLDPEVEALLETPAEPVVLEAAEVRTRVLTGLADEARIMLDEGVVAAAEDLDLAMITGAGFSFWNGGLTMLLEREGLGKFH; via the coding sequence GTGTCGACCACTGACATCTCGTCCCTGCTGGCCCGCGCGCAGGAGATCTCCTCCGACGCCGAGCGGGTCACCCGCGCCCACCTGCGCAAGGTCACGCTGCCGGCCGCGCCCGGCACCGAGGCGCCCGTCCTGGGCCTGATCACCCTCGACAACGGCGAGGACCACACCAAGCCGAACACCTTCGGCCCGCGTTCGCTGCTCGAGCTCAACACCGCGATCGACGCCGCCCTGGCCGACCCGGAGATCACCGCGCTCGGCGTGACCGGCAAGCCGTTCATCCTCGCGGCCGGCGCCGACCTCACCTCGATCGCCGGCGGCGGCCCCGACGCCGTACGGATCGTCGCCGAGCTCGGCCACGCGGTGTTCCGCAAGCTCGGCGACGGCGGCAAGCCGTCGTTCGGCTTCATCAACGGCCTCGCGCTCGGCGGCGGCCTCGAGGTCGCCCTGCACTGCGACTACCGCACGGTCATGGACAGCGCCCCGGCGCTGGGCCTGCCCGAGGTCATGCTCGGCCTGGTGCCCGGCTGGGGCGGCGCCTACTTGGTGCCGAACCTCGTCGGCGCCGAGAACGCCGTCAAGCTGATCATCGAGAACCCGCTCAACAACGGCCGCACCGTCTCCGGCAAGGCCGGCTTCAAGCTCGGCCTGGCCGACGCCTGCTTCTCGGGCGCCGACTTCCTCGAGCAGTCGCTGCTGTGGGCGGCCTCCGTGCTCCGCGGCGAGGTCACCGTCGAGCGGCCCGAGGTCGACCGCGGTGCCGCGTGGGACGACGCGGTCGCCCGCGGCCGTGCCATCGCCGAGGCCCGCACCGGCGGCGCCTCCCCGGCCGCTGCCCTGGCCCTGGACCTGATCGCGGCGGCGAAGGACCGCACCCGCGACGAGGGCTTCGCGGCCGAGGACGAGGCGCTGGAGGCGATGTCGCGCACCCCCGAGCTGCTCGCCTCGCTCTACGCCTTCGACCTGGTGCAGAAGCGGGCCAAGCGCCCCGCCGGCGCCCCGGACCGCAAGCTCGCCCGCCCGGTCACCAAGGTCGGCATCGTCGGTGCCGGCCTGATGGCCAGCCAGCTGGCGATGCTCTTCGTACGCCGCCTCGAGGTCCCGGTCGTGCTCAACGACCTCGACCAGGAGCGCGTCGACAAGGGCGTGGCCTACGTGCACGCCGAGATCGACAAGCTGCTCGCCAAGGGCCGCATCGGCCAGGACAAGGCCAACCGCCACAAGGCGCTGGTCTCCGGCACCGTGGACAAGGCCGCCGAGTTCGCCGACGCCGACTTCGTCATCGAGGCCGTCTTCGAGGACATGGGCGTGAAGAAGTCGGTCTTCGCCGAGGTCGAGAAGGTCGTCTCCCCCGACTGCATCCTGGCGACGAACACCTCCTCGCTGTCGATCACGGAGATGGCCTCCGAGCTGGCGCACCCCGAGCGGGTCGTCGGCTTCCACTTCTTCAACCCGGTGGCGGTGATGCCGCTGCTCGAGATCGTCCGCGGCGAGCAGACCTCCGACACCGCGCTGGCCACCGCGTTCGCGACCGGCAAGGCGCTGAAGAAGACCACGATCCTGGTGCAGGACAGCCCGTCGTTCATCGTGAACCGCCTGCTGGGCCGGTTCATGAGCGACGTCAGCCGGATCGTCGACGAGGGCACGCCCGTGCAGGTCGTGGACGGCGCGTTCGCCGGGGTCACCCCGATGTCGCCGTTCACGCTCATCGCCCTGGTCGGGCCCGCGATCGCGCTGCACAACACCGAGACGCTGGCCGGGGCCTTCCCCGACCGCTTCTACGTCTCCCCCGCCCTCGAGCGGGTCGTGGCGGCGCGCAAGCCGGCGTACTTCGCCCCCGACGGCACCCTGGACCCCGAGGTCGAGGCGCTGCTCGAGACGCCGGCCGAGCCGGTCGTCCTCGAGGCCGCCGAGGTCCGTACCCGGGTGCTCACGGGCCTGGCCGACGAGGCCCGGATCATGCTCGACGAGGGCGTCGTCGCCGCGGCCGAGGACCTCGACCTGGCCATGATCACCGGCGCCGGCTTCTCGTTCTGGAACGGCGGCCTGACCATGCTGCTGGAGCGCGAGGGCCTGGGGAAGTTCCACTGA
- a CDS encoding thiolase family protein — protein sequence MPRQLREVVFVDGVRTPFGKAKGQYAETRADDLVIKCIRELMRRNPSLPPERVDEVAVAATTQIGDQGLTIGRTAALLAGLPQSVPGYAIDRMCAGAMTAVTTTASGIAFGSYDVAIAGGVEHMGRHPMGEGVDPNPRIVSEKLVDPDALVMGKTAENLHDRFPTITKERVDAYAVRSQQKTAAAYEAGKIQPDLVPVATRSAEQGWGLATTDEPMRPGTTVESLAALKTPFRAHGRVTAGNAAGINDGATAALLAEEETARELGLPIRMRLVSYSFVGVEPEVMGAGPIPATEKALKQAGLTIDDIGAFEVNEAFAVQVIAFLEHFGIADDDARVNPYGGAIAMGHPLASSGVRLMTQLARQFEEHPEVRYGLTTMCIGIGMGGTVIWENPHYTGEAA from the coding sequence GTGCCCCGACAGCTGCGAGAGGTCGTCTTCGTCGACGGCGTGCGCACTCCCTTCGGCAAGGCCAAGGGTCAGTACGCCGAGACGCGCGCCGACGACCTCGTCATCAAGTGCATCCGCGAGCTCATGCGCCGCAACCCCTCGCTGCCCCCGGAGCGGGTCGACGAGGTCGCCGTGGCCGCCACCACCCAGATCGGCGACCAGGGCCTGACCATCGGGCGCACCGCCGCGCTGCTCGCCGGGCTCCCGCAGAGCGTGCCGGGCTACGCGATCGACCGCATGTGCGCCGGCGCGATGACCGCCGTGACCACCACCGCCTCCGGCATCGCGTTCGGCTCCTACGACGTCGCCATCGCCGGCGGCGTCGAGCACATGGGCCGCCACCCGATGGGCGAGGGCGTGGACCCCAACCCGCGGATCGTCTCCGAGAAGCTGGTCGACCCCGACGCCCTGGTGATGGGCAAGACCGCGGAGAACCTGCACGACCGGTTCCCCACCATCACCAAGGAGCGCGTGGACGCCTACGCCGTGCGCTCGCAGCAGAAGACCGCGGCCGCCTACGAGGCCGGCAAGATCCAGCCCGACCTGGTCCCGGTCGCCACCCGCTCCGCCGAGCAGGGCTGGGGCCTGGCCACGACCGACGAGCCGATGCGCCCCGGCACCACCGTCGAGTCGCTCGCCGCCCTCAAGACCCCGTTCCGTGCCCACGGCCGGGTGACCGCGGGCAACGCCGCCGGCATCAACGACGGCGCCACCGCCGCGCTGCTCGCCGAGGAGGAGACCGCGCGCGAGCTCGGTCTGCCGATCCGCATGCGCCTGGTGTCGTACTCCTTCGTCGGCGTCGAGCCCGAGGTCATGGGCGCCGGCCCGATCCCGGCGACCGAGAAGGCGCTCAAGCAGGCCGGTCTCACCATCGACGACATCGGCGCCTTCGAGGTCAACGAGGCGTTCGCCGTCCAGGTGATCGCCTTCCTCGAGCACTTCGGCATCGCCGACGACGACGCGCGCGTCAACCCGTACGGCGGCGCGATCGCGATGGGTCACCCGCTGGCGTCCTCGGGCGTGCGCCTGATGACCCAGCTGGCGCGCCAGTTCGAGGAGCACCCCGAGGTCCGCTACGGCCTGACCACCATGTGCATCGGCATCGGCATGGGCGGCACCGTGATCTGGGAGAACCCGCACTACACCGGAGAGGCGGCCTGA
- a CDS encoding acyl-CoA thioesterase: MSIPTADAVAELVRLLDLEQLDPDLFRGRQPDSGRARVYGGQVAAQALIAATRTVDPSYAVHSLHSYFLRGGDYAVPIVYDVERIREGRSFQTRRVVARQHGRPIYYQTLDFQVVEDGFEHHDVMPEVPGPDAGFDLGAVMRRGGNPEADALAREWASIDARYLGNSSAGLAPDPDHPSRAQMWARVHDGLPDDATIHLAAFTYASDITLLGASMAAHPVTPADVQMASLDHTIWFHRPFRADEWWLYDQVSPAAQGARGLSLGRIFTEDGRLVATCAQEGLIRPVRPRD, from the coding sequence ATGAGCATCCCGACCGCCGACGCGGTGGCCGAGCTGGTGCGCCTGCTCGACCTCGAGCAGCTCGACCCCGACCTGTTCCGCGGCCGCCAGCCCGACTCCGGGCGGGCCCGGGTGTACGGCGGCCAGGTCGCCGCCCAGGCGCTCATCGCCGCGACCCGCACCGTCGACCCGTCGTACGCCGTGCACTCGCTGCACTCCTACTTCCTGCGCGGCGGCGACTACGCGGTGCCGATCGTGTACGACGTCGAGCGCATCCGCGAGGGGCGCTCCTTCCAGACCCGCCGGGTCGTGGCGCGCCAGCACGGGCGCCCGATCTACTACCAGACCCTGGACTTCCAGGTCGTCGAGGACGGCTTCGAGCACCACGACGTGATGCCGGAGGTGCCGGGCCCGGACGCCGGGTTCGACCTCGGTGCGGTGATGCGGCGCGGCGGCAACCCCGAGGCCGACGCGCTCGCGCGCGAGTGGGCCTCGATCGACGCCCGCTACCTCGGCAACTCCTCCGCCGGCCTCGCGCCCGACCCGGACCACCCCTCGCGCGCCCAGATGTGGGCGCGGGTGCACGACGGGCTCCCGGACGACGCGACGATCCACCTCGCGGCCTTCACCTACGCCAGCGACATCACGCTGCTCGGCGCCAGCATGGCCGCGCACCCGGTCACGCCGGCCGACGTGCAGATGGCCTCGCTCGACCACACGATCTGGTTCCACCGGCCCTTCCGCGCCGACGAGTGGTGGCTCTACGACCAGGTGTCGCCGGCCGCCCAGGGAGCCCGCGGGCTCTCGCTGGGGCGGATCTTCACCGAGGACGGCCGCCTGGTCGCCACCTGCGCCCAGGAGGGCCTGATCCGCCCGGTGCGCCCCCGCGACTGA
- a CDS encoding MaoC/PaaZ C-terminal domain-containing protein: MGVATLVRAALPSVPGIGSLPGVRKAPLNGFTGLRRTREGVVVERAHVDAYAAVCGFPRKDAVPLPYPHLLGFDLQLAILADRAFPAPAIGTVHIDNSVRARRAIRVGERLDVEVSVGAALPHRKGAAFAFTTTVRDADGAVAWEEVSTYLARGRPLPGDPAPDTAYPEVAVGPLTWALPGDLGRRYAAVSGDRNPIHLHPFSARALGFPRQIAHGMWTMARCVAALENRLPAAARVDVSFRRPVLLPATVALGTRRTDDGWAFALTSPDGASTHLAGAASPL; this comes from the coding sequence GTGGGGGTCGCGACGCTGGTGCGGGCGGCGCTCCCGTCGGTGCCGGGCATCGGGTCCCTGCCGGGCGTGCGCAAGGCGCCGCTCAACGGGTTCACCGGGCTGCGCCGCACCCGCGAGGGCGTGGTGGTGGAGCGCGCGCACGTCGACGCGTACGCCGCGGTGTGCGGCTTCCCGCGCAAGGACGCGGTGCCGCTGCCCTACCCGCACCTGCTCGGCTTCGACCTCCAGCTGGCGATCCTCGCCGACCGGGCCTTCCCGGCACCCGCGATCGGCACGGTGCACATCGACAACTCGGTGCGGGCGCGGCGCGCGATCCGGGTGGGCGAGCGCCTGGACGTCGAGGTCTCCGTCGGCGCGGCGCTGCCGCACCGCAAGGGCGCGGCCTTCGCCTTCACCACGACCGTGCGCGACGCGGACGGCGCGGTGGCGTGGGAGGAGGTCTCGACCTACCTCGCCCGCGGCCGGCCGCTGCCCGGGGATCCCGCGCCCGACACGGCGTACCCGGAGGTGGCGGTGGGGCCGCTCACCTGGGCGCTGCCGGGCGACCTCGGACGCCGGTACGCCGCGGTCTCCGGTGACCGCAACCCGATCCACCTCCACCCCTTCAGCGCCCGCGCCCTCGGCTTCCCCCGCCAGATCGCGCACGGCATGTGGACGATGGCCCGCTGCGTGGCCGCCCTGGAGAACCGGCTGCCCGCCGCCGCCCGCGTCGACGTCTCCTTCCGCCGCCCGGTGCTCCTGCCCGCCACGGTCGCCCTCGGCACCCGGCGTACCGACGACGGCTGGGCGTTCGCCCTCACCTCCCCCGACGGCGCGTCGACGCACCTGGCCGGCGCCGCCTCCCCGCTGTGA
- a CDS encoding 3-oxoacyl-ACP reductase: MSDRYQEFASSPVGKLLVKNLGLPRPTRLRRHREGEPLVAGTVLVGGRGRLADALPGTLGDLGIEAVTEPPADARIKGLVFDATGLTTSEQLGALRDFFTPRLRSLETNPRVVVLGTPPEQVTGAERVAQRALEGFTRSLGKEIGQGGTVQLVYVAPGAEQSVGSTLGSTLGSTLGFLLSPKAAYVSGQVVRLGTHGNATGAAVAAPDRPLAGKVALVTGASRGIGEAIARALHRDGARVVGLDVPQAASELQGVMAELDGDWLVLDITAADAPQRIAHHLREQHGGVDVVVHNAGITRDKRLANMGEDRWDSVIAVNLTAPERITRELLDQGVVNAGGSIIGVASIAGIAGNVGQTNYATSKAGVIGLVDSLADELTDAITINAVAPGFIVTQMTAAVPFATREVGQRLNAMAQGGLPVDVAETIAWFAHPGSRAVNGNVVRVCGQMMLGA; this comes from the coding sequence ATGAGCGATCGCTACCAGGAGTTCGCCTCCTCCCCCGTCGGCAAGCTCCTCGTCAAGAACCTCGGCCTGCCGCGTCCGACCCGCCTGCGGCGCCACCGCGAGGGCGAACCGCTGGTCGCGGGCACCGTGCTGGTCGGCGGGCGCGGGCGCCTGGCCGACGCGCTGCCGGGGACGCTCGGCGACCTCGGCATCGAGGCGGTCACCGAGCCGCCGGCCGACGCTCGGATCAAGGGCCTGGTCTTCGACGCGACCGGGCTCACCACCTCCGAGCAGCTCGGCGCGCTCCGCGACTTCTTCACCCCGCGGCTGCGCAGCCTGGAGACCAACCCGCGCGTCGTCGTGCTCGGCACCCCACCGGAGCAGGTCACCGGCGCCGAGCGGGTCGCCCAGCGCGCCCTGGAGGGATTCACCCGCAGCCTCGGCAAGGAGATCGGCCAGGGCGGCACGGTGCAGCTGGTGTACGTCGCGCCGGGCGCCGAGCAGTCCGTGGGTTCGACGCTGGGTTCGACGCTGGGTTCGACGCTGGGCTTCCTGCTCTCGCCCAAGGCGGCGTACGTCTCCGGGCAGGTGGTGCGGCTCGGCACCCACGGCAACGCTACGGGCGCGGCCGTGGCCGCCCCCGACCGTCCGCTCGCGGGCAAGGTCGCGCTCGTCACCGGCGCGAGCCGCGGCATCGGCGAGGCGATCGCCCGGGCGCTGCACCGCGACGGCGCCCGCGTCGTCGGGCTCGACGTGCCGCAGGCGGCCAGCGAGCTCCAGGGCGTGATGGCGGAGCTCGACGGCGACTGGCTGGTCCTCGACATCACCGCCGCGGACGCGCCGCAGCGCATCGCCCACCACCTGCGCGAGCAGCACGGCGGCGTCGACGTGGTCGTCCACAACGCCGGGATCACCCGCGACAAGCGGCTCGCCAACATGGGCGAGGACCGCTGGGACTCCGTCATCGCCGTCAACCTCACCGCCCCCGAGCGGATCACCCGCGAGCTGCTCGACCAGGGCGTGGTGAACGCCGGCGGCTCGATCATCGGCGTCGCCTCGATCGCCGGGATCGCCGGCAACGTGGGTCAGACCAACTACGCGACCTCCAAGGCCGGCGTGATCGGGCTGGTGGACTCCCTCGCCGACGAGCTCACCGACGCCATCACGATCAACGCGGTGGCGCCCGGGTTCATCGTCACCCAGATGACCGCGGCGGTGCCGTTCGCGACCCGGGAGGTGGGCCAGCGCCTCAACGCGATGGCGCAGGGCGGCCTCCCGGTCGACGTCGCGGAGACCATCGCGTGGTTCGCCCACCCCGGCTCGCGCGCCGTGAACGGCAACGTCGTGCGGGTCTGCGGCCAGATGATGCTGGGCGCCTGA
- a CDS encoding TetR/AcrR family transcriptional regulator: MPPSASETDGRRSAAAVRRRKREAEIIAATRALFDQRGVRDAQIDDIAKAVGINRAIVYRHFTGKEELFALTLVGYLEELRDALEAASSTDAAPAVRLEAIVTAFVEYGVAHPAFVDCAQALMRRSGPELLDEISEGALFRLGRAISSCLVILSGVLEDGVAAGDFHVQDPHLLANTLYASGLGALQLARVGILVKEAAPGIPTLGEISADQVRDYLVTSALALAAHRS; the protein is encoded by the coding sequence ATGCCCCCCAGTGCCTCCGAGACCGACGGCCGTCGGTCCGCCGCAGCAGTCCGGCGCCGCAAGCGCGAGGCCGAGATCATCGCCGCCACCCGCGCACTCTTCGACCAGCGCGGCGTGCGCGACGCCCAGATCGACGACATCGCCAAGGCGGTCGGCATCAACCGGGCGATCGTCTATCGCCACTTCACCGGCAAGGAGGAGCTCTTCGCGCTCACCCTGGTCGGCTACCTCGAGGAGCTGCGCGACGCCCTCGAGGCCGCCAGCAGCACCGACGCGGCCCCCGCCGTACGCCTCGAGGCGATCGTCACCGCCTTCGTGGAGTACGGCGTGGCCCACCCCGCGTTCGTCGACTGCGCCCAGGCGCTGATGCGCCGCTCGGGCCCCGAGCTGCTCGACGAGATCTCCGAGGGCGCGCTGTTCCGGCTCGGGCGGGCGATCTCCTCGTGCCTGGTGATCCTCAGCGGAGTGCTGGAGGACGGCGTGGCGGCCGGTGACTTCCACGTGCAGGACCCGCACCTGCTCGCGAACACGCTCTACGCCAGCGGCCTCGGCGCGCTCCAGCTCGCCCGGGTCGGGATCCTGGTCAAGGAGGCCGCGCCCGGCATCCCGACGCTGGGCGAGATCTCCGCCGACCAGGTGCGGGACTACCTGGTCACCTCGGCGCTCGCGCTGGCCGCACACCGCTCCTGA
- a CDS encoding acyl-CoA thioesterase: MAKDIHELLGLLDLETIDDNLFRGAVADMSLQRVFGGQVAAQALVAGARTVDPEFVVHSLHSYFLQPGDARAPILYDVDTLRDGRSFLTRRVLARQHGRPIFALTASFQRPEDGLTHQDRMPQVPAPDELPARDRGPAHAEADAEWAVADIRLVGTSAAGLPADPARPGRQRSWLRTSERLPEDPFLHLAAFTYLSDMTVMGAALAPHGLHMGDPRVQLASLDHAIWFHRPFRADEWWLYDQVSPSAGGGRGLVTANVFTQDGQLAATVAQEFLMRPARSKEK; encoded by the coding sequence ATGGCCAAGGACATTCACGAGCTGCTCGGGCTGCTCGACCTCGAGACGATCGACGACAACCTCTTCCGCGGCGCGGTCGCCGACATGTCGCTGCAGCGGGTCTTCGGCGGGCAGGTCGCGGCGCAGGCGCTGGTCGCCGGCGCCCGCACGGTCGACCCGGAGTTCGTCGTGCACTCGCTGCACTCCTACTTCCTCCAGCCCGGCGACGCGCGCGCGCCGATCCTCTACGACGTCGACACCCTGCGCGACGGGCGCTCGTTCCTCACCCGCCGGGTGCTGGCCCGCCAGCACGGACGTCCGATCTTCGCGCTGACCGCCAGCTTCCAGCGCCCCGAGGACGGCCTCACCCACCAGGACCGGATGCCGCAGGTGCCGGCGCCCGACGAGCTCCCCGCGCGTGACCGCGGTCCGGCGCACGCCGAGGCCGACGCCGAGTGGGCGGTCGCCGACATCCGGCTGGTCGGCACCTCCGCCGCCGGGCTGCCCGCGGACCCGGCACGTCCCGGGCGCCAGCGGTCGTGGCTGCGCACCTCCGAGCGCCTGCCCGAGGACCCCTTCCTGCACCTCGCGGCGTTCACCTACCTCAGCGACATGACGGTGATGGGCGCGGCGCTGGCCCCGCACGGCCTGCACATGGGCGACCCCCGCGTGCAGCTGGCCTCGCTGGACCACGCGATCTGGTTCCACCGGCCCTTCCGGGCCGACGAGTGGTGGCTCTACGACCAGGTCTCGCCCTCGGCCGGCGGCGGGCGCGGACTGGTGACCGCCAACGTCTTCACCCAGGACGGCCAGCTGGCCGCCACGGTGGCGCAGGAGTTCCTGATGCGCCCGGCCCGCTCGAAGGAGAAGTGA
- a CDS encoding NUDIX domain-containing protein: protein MDYIASLRQYVGNAPLIMPCAGCAVLDAQGRLLMQHRADGSDSWGLPGGAMELGESIEQAALRETFEETGVRARPVELLGVYTGPPHTFANGDVVHSVVTVLVAEPLSVSEAFDGGRESMGVGWFQLDRLPTNLFEPNRPMLRDLVEGRRGTWA from the coding sequence GTGGATTACATCGCGTCCCTGCGTCAGTACGTGGGTAACGCGCCGCTGATCATGCCCTGCGCGGGATGTGCCGTCCTCGACGCGCAAGGACGGCTCCTGATGCAGCACCGCGCGGACGGTTCTGACTCGTGGGGGCTGCCTGGTGGGGCGATGGAGCTCGGGGAGTCGATCGAGCAGGCGGCCCTCCGAGAGACTTTCGAGGAGACCGGCGTGCGAGCCCGGCCGGTGGAGCTTCTTGGCGTCTACACCGGACCGCCACACACGTTTGCCAACGGCGACGTCGTGCACTCGGTGGTCACCGTCCTGGTGGCCGAGCCCCTCTCAGTCAGCGAGGCATTCGACGGTGGGCGGGAGTCGATGGGTGTCGGCTGGTTTCAGCTCGACCGGCTGCCGACGAACCTGTTCGAGCCGAATCGGCCCATGCTGCGTGACCTCGTCGAGGGTAGGCGAGGGACCTGGGCGTAG